One Nicotiana tomentosiformis chromosome 1, ASM39032v3, whole genome shotgun sequence genomic window, ACCAATCAAATATAATTTCTAGATACACCTCTTCATAATCGTATATTCATGCTTTTGAAATCCTGCATCCACCCCTGCCTAAAGGCACCAATTAACTGCCATCAAATAATACAAAATCGCCGGATTGCACCACCAATAAACACCACCATTTAATAGTTAATACTACTGCATcagaagaaaaggagaaaaggGGAGATGAGGTGGAGAGCTTTCTGATAAAGATGGGTATGTCAGCTTTAGCtaattttggagaagaaattACTAATTTTAGATTGAAATCCCATTTCATCGACATAGTCAGAAGCAATGATGTTGTAAACGCACAAGTGAAACAAGAATGAGTATAGGTTTTGGGGATGTAATTTCGATCTAATCCGAGAGGGACGAGCAAGTGACAGATTGGGGGAAAAAATAGGTAGGCCTTCTGAGCGGTCATTTAGGGGCCTCGTTAGCGACCCATCATTCTTTCCTAAGTAGTCAGAGTCCGGTCGAAGCGAGCAAGAGATAGAGGAATCCTCGCTCATAGATGTGAATTGAAAAGGCAAGCCCGAATTCTTTTAATTAGGCTCTATAATTTGGTCCCTGTCGATTGTTATTCATAAGTTTTGTTTTGACCGCGGGAAGGTGAACTTTGCAAACACTAGAACTCAatcttttgaaattttctttgacttTAAACAGTCCAACTTGATAATTATAGAAGCTCTTCGATACAATTAAATAAAAAGCCTCAAGGGCGTCATATTGTAGGAGCCCGAATTATGTGATTGAATAAATTCTCCTGCCACGTCAAGGACTGTAACTTAGAACGCCATAGCATTCTCTCCCTCCAAAAAATTTGTGGCCTCAATTTCGACCTCGTAAACTAATGTCATATTATGCACAAAATTTGAGCATCTATACTACGGTTTGCACTAGAAGTCTTCAAGCATGTTATCAAACCAGCACTTGTGGTGTTACTTGGATAATTGATAAACACGATTTTGTTAAACACTAGATACTTTAGAgtaaaatatgataaatgtcgtTACTATAACATTATCTTATATGCATTAGCAACAAATGCTGCTATCCTATATTGGTTTTAGAAGCATTAGCAGCAAATGCTTCTAAATGCCAAATTGCTTATAGATGCATTATGCCTACTATTCCTTTATAAAGTATTTTagtgtgaaaatataagtttacAACATGGTGTACCAATTGCAAAAAGTTCAAAAAAGCACGGCTATCATACCTAggagtggcaaacgggcgggGCGGGCTGGATATTGTTCGGGTAGAAAATGGGTAAtaaaaaaacggataaattatccgacccgacccatatatttaatacggataaaaaacgggttaaccgACGGATTCTTGAATATGAACACTTTTAGGAGAatttctagtctcccaaacttgagaaaccccaatttgaggctttacaaatgtaaaagttaaacccattagttatccattttctaaatggataatatggttcttatccatatttgacccatttttaaaaagttcattatccaactcaTTTTTTAGTGGATAACATGGGTGGTTGGTTAGCTgtgttcttttaaccattttgccacccctAATCGTACTATGCAGGTAGGAGGCCGATAGCATGTACTCTTATGGAATAAATGAGGAGCGCGCATGCTGTTATTTGAATATACAGTTCTTGCACAAACGTAAAACAACAGACCAGATGCACATTTGATAGTAGGTTGCTAAATTTAATAAGAATCACTTATGACTTAAAAATTCAAAAGATAAACATGGCTGGAATGGAGCTTCAACAGGCCAAGATGTAAGAAAGGTTTTCTTTATATCAAGTTTCACAAGGGATGGTGGACTTCAAAATACAGAAGCATGTTCTCTAAAATTTGCAGACTCTTTCACACTTGAGGCTAAGCATCTGAATAGAATTTCTTCTCCTTCAAGCTTTCGACAGTTTCTTTGATGCTTTCAGCCAAGGGAGTGAACTCAACACCCAATTGCTTTGCTCTTTCTATGTTAACCTGGTACTTCGGAGGAAATGGCTTATCATCAACACACCTGCAGAGTTTAATCGAAAAACTTTGAGCCACTAAAACAATGTCAAGAAGTAAACCATATGAATTCAGCTATTATCCACACCAATTTCAGTATTGTTTAGCAGAGCATGCTCTACCCATTTTTCAAAACATCACATTTCGAAGATGCAGATATCACCGAGATAAACTTTACTAGTGATGGCAAAATGGTTAATAGAAAATagttaaccacccatattatccactaaaaaataggttggataatgaactttttaaaaacgagtcatatatggataagaaccatattatcaatttagaaaatggataaccaatgagtttaacttttacgtttgtaaagcctcaaattgggggttagtttgggagactagaaatTCTCCAAAAGTGATcctattcaagaagtcatggataatatggccCATATTATCCgcgataatttatccgttttttcatTACACGTATTCGACCCGAACCATATCCGACACGCcccgcccgtttgccactccTAAACCTCACTGAATATATTACATATCAAATAAGAAACTTACTTTTCTGGAAGCTTCATTGTGGGATAATGCTCGCGTAATATCTTCACTAACTCAGAGTAGTGTGCAACTGCCTCAACCATTAAATATCTACCATTAGCTGAAGGATTTTCAAATGCTAGAATATGCGCGAGGGCAACATCTTTCACATTAACCCATCCAAGTGTAGCATTTGGGTATGTTTCAGCACCTGCCATAAAGCAAAAATGAAACTTCACCATGAATTCCAACATAGCATCATAGTAACATGAACAGGATGTTAAATAAACTTATTAACAAACTACCAAGTACAGTtattaaaacaaaaaataagaagTAACTAGataggaaataaggaagaagataGGAAAAAGGAAGCCCTAACAGTTGCTCCTTCCAATCCTAAATCCAAATATATATGATGCACTTTCTATTCAGGATGCCCAAATATGAGATAGATTTCTAATAATATCAATTTATACAAACTGTTTCGTTCAAATTCTTTTTATACTTAAATTTAACATTTGAAGCAATTTCTCAGTCATATTAACTTTTTAACTATTGTTTTGGGAGTTTTGTCCACTGCTACTATAATAGGTAAATCAAATTACATCTTAAATTCAATATCCAGTCAAACTACATGACCATCCCTCTTCCATTGGCAGAGATCATAAAGAGCACACTGCAAGTAAGAAGTGGAATTTATATAGCAGATTCAAAAGTATCAAAACTCTCTTGTTCGAAGGAATTGAGACAAGTCAAAATAGTACTAGTGTGCTTTGATCAATACGCAAAATGTTCCTCCTAAAAATATCGTTTCCAAATAAATGGGCAATAGTTATCAGAGATGTGCCATTGGCAAGCAGAAACAAGGTTGAAGTATCTCTAACCTATTGATACGAACAAGACGAAACGAAATAATTGTTTGACATTAATAAGTTCGACTTTACAAGGTGCCTTGAGTCATGCAAATGGAAAAAAAAAGTTTTTAAACATCTTACGAATCATTGTAATGCAGTATAATTAGTGTCTGTGATGTTTACTCGTCAAGATTGAAGAAAGATACTGTAAGAAAAAAAGGGTACGAAGACCTATTTAATTTTCTGAAATCATCAGAATCAACAGAAATAGACATATTGATTTGTCAGATTCATTCTAGAGAAATTTTAGGAAAACAGTTAGGTAACAAATCGTGATtcctttttttatattttaaattcatgaAAGACGAGTCGAAAGGTAAAACATCCTAGTTGCAGATGACAGATCAAAGACAAACCAGCTGCTTCAAAATCAAGCATACCATTTATCAGTTGTAAGACAGCAGCGCAACTTGTATTAAGTATTGGTTGTAACAAACCGCCAATAACCATTGCTGGGTTTATCGTAACCATATCGATAGCTTTCTCTTTCACAAACTTCCATGCAGCATCCTCAGCCAATGTCTTCGAAAGTACATACCAGAGCTGGTAAAAGCAACACAAGATGATCGGTAATTAGCTCCTCAAATAAAAAGaattaaagagagagagagagagagagaagtggTTAAGACTCCAAAAGAGCTAAAAGCCAGGTCCTCATCGTTTTCCAGGTATTGTGGTCTGTAAAATATGTGTTACTCTATCTtatcaagaaaataaaaataaaaatatgggcTACTCTAATACAATGGTATTAGAAGATCCATTAGGTCGAAATGTAAAAGCTTTCAACAAGAACAAACAGCTAATCTCACCTTGCGCTCATTGTCATATAGAAGATTAATGTGTAAAGATGCTTATCAGAAAATAAAAGATTAAAGTTTAAATATGTGAAATCTAAAACAGAATGATTAAGTATCACTTCAGAAGATCCTCCTCAACAGTAAACGACATGTTTAAGATAACCAAGAACTAAAGATAAACTTGATAAgaaataaggaaaagaaaaaacctAATCTGGGCACAAAGTAGTGTCTGATCATTTAATGAGCAGAGTTATGCAGATGGGCACAAAGTAGTGTCCGTAATGAGCAGAGTTATGCAGATCTGATTTTAATGCTTTGATAAGAATTTATAAGAAGATGTGAACTAAACACTCTACATAACTTCTTCGATAAGCAAATGATTTAATTGTTAAAGTAAATGGAGTATTCAAGTAATAGAACTTAATTCAACTGTGTTCAAATTTCAAACCCAATGGTTGAGATACAGTGATTGAGCTTTACCATCAGTTTCCCCTGCCATAAAAACACTCCATATATTGGAGAATTTCAACCATTTTTTAGCCGACAGAACCATTCCTGGTATAAAGATTTTGTAGCAAAAAGCATTCAACTCGACTTTAGTTACTTAAAAGGTTATGTCACCAAAATCATCCTTAAGCTAAAGCACCAACATTCACAACAAGCAGATATAAACTATTTATCTAGTTTTAACCAACTTCTACTGCTGCTTTCTGTCTTTTCCCAACAAATCCTCTGTTTCACCAAAGCATGAAAAAATGAACGCCATCTGTTCTTAAGGTTTTGAATTGCATCATTAGGGTGGGAAACTAAACAAATATTGCAAACCCACAATTGCATCTGGCCCTACTAAAACCAAGAAGAGTTCTGTGCAGATTAAGAACGCATTGTGATTAGTGTTCACTACTCTATAGCAACATGCTACCAAAAGAGATCTGGTTCTGTTTCTAGAAAGAAGTGAAGTATTTTGCAAGCCAAAGATTAATCAAACCTATTCAATTTCTAAACCAGTAACTTGGCCCAGAACCTTTCCATCACACACATAGGTAAACATAAGCTTGAACAGGAAAGGGGATGAGTATCTCAGTCACAGCTCCTGCATAGCAAGGATATATCATAAACTTGCAGACACTTGCGAAAGTGACTGAGTTATCTTGCTTTTGTTGTATCTCTTTACTCCTCTCTTCTTTCTCTCCTTTAGTTACTTCTTCAAGCTCTATTTCTCGCTCCATCCTACAGTTCCTTCCAAATCCTACTGCCTAATAAACAAACAGTTCTTATTTAACCATAGAAAATTGCTAGAAGCACTTTCAAGCCCTAGCTTTTTGAAAAGAATTGCAGTTATTTACTATAGTTGCTACAGCCAGACAGTTTTTGTTTACTCTGCTCTTGCATTAACGTTCTACCCATCTCAAAATGCAAAAGCAAAATGCTCCATAACTTTGGTTGTCAAGCTCTCCCTTAATTTATGAGACATGGGTGTGCAGTTTGTTGGCCTTTCCACTACCTACTCAAGGAAAAAATCTCACAGCTTTAGCACACCAACTACATCGATTTGGAAAAAGTTGAAGAATCAGAATCGTAAAACATCATTGCTAATACTTTATGTGCAGTGGCGTATGCAAAATTTTATGCTAGCAGGGTAGGCTTGTTATCACAACTCTGCTTGTATATGAGTTTATTTGGAATCATAGAGGTTTATTTTGATGTTCAGAGGTTCTAAAGTTTTATTTCTTATCCCAAATTGATATTTATTTTGCACTATTTTCAACATTAGTTATATACCTAATATTATTTTATAGACAAATATGTATTATTTAGTGGATATTTTCGATGAAGTGGCTAATGAAACCCTTCAATAATGACACCCTTTTATTGAAGGGTGTCTTTGGCACTGGCGGGAAGAAATACTGTCTTTATGAATTAAATCTCAGGTCCCAATGGACTCAAAATCTTTTTTGGCCACAAAAAGGTGAAATGAGTGGTGCACAATTCTTCAATTTACACCGCGCTTAGAGCATACACAAAAACTTATCCGTTCATTGGTCCTTCGCGTATACATATAGTGCAAGAACAAAGAAGGTCAACAAGTCTCACAACTGgttaattttttttgtaaatgGTAACATCTCATAACTCGTTAAAATTCCAATTTGAAGCGAAAATGGATAGAAATAAGTTGTGTAAGAGACCAAAACATCTCTAATTTTGCACATTAAGGAGAAATTTTTAAT contains:
- the LOC104110705 gene encoding cinnamoyl-CoA reductase CAD2-like, producing MATKTVCVTGSSGYIASWLVKFLLQRGYTVKATVRDPSDPKKTDHLTSLDGAKERLHLFKANLLEEGAFDAVVDGCEGVFHTASPFYHGVKDPQAELIDPALKGTLNVLGSVAKTPSIRRVVLTSSVAAVAFNGKPRTPEVVVDETWWSDPDFCRESQLWYVLSKTLAEDAAWKFVKEKAIDMVTINPAMVIGGLLQPILNTSCAAVLQLINGAETYPNATLGWVNVKDVALAHILAFENPSANGRYLMVEAVAHYSELVKILREHYPTMKLPEKCVDDKPFPPKYQVNIERAKQLGVEFTPLAESIKETVESLKEKKFYSDA